The uncultured Roseibium sp. genome contains a region encoding:
- a CDS encoding transglycosylase SLT domain-containing protein, whose product MLRSMKTLVGALCLFASAFSLSAHADEVPSSGLKAFISGKFGTDAADKTPGAKKSRNAYERGKSAARTKNYARLIRKAAKKHGVPERVALAVVQVESNFNPRARGRAGEIGLMQIKPATARGLGFRGASKALYDPQTNLEWGMRYLAGAHKRASGDLCGTILRYNAGHFAKRMNPVSSRYCRKIKAILAST is encoded by the coding sequence ATGTTGCGGTCTATGAAAACACTTGTCGGAGCGCTCTGCCTTTTTGCCTCCGCCTTCTCGCTTTCCGCGCATGCGGATGAGGTCCCCAGCTCTGGCCTGAAAGCCTTCATTTCCGGAAAATTCGGAACCGATGCCGCAGACAAGACCCCCGGTGCGAAGAAAAGCCGAAATGCGTATGAGCGCGGCAAGAGCGCCGCGCGGACCAAGAATTATGCCCGGTTGATCCGCAAGGCTGCCAAGAAACACGGGGTGCCGGAGCGCGTCGCATTGGCTGTGGTTCAGGTCGAAAGCAATTTCAACCCGCGGGCGCGCGGCCGCGCGGGCGAGATCGGGCTGATGCAGATCAAGCCTGCGACCGCGCGTGGGTTGGGATTCCGGGGCGCTTCCAAGGCCCTCTACGACCCGCAGACCAATCTCGAATGGGGCATGCGCTATCTTGCCGGCGCCCACAAGAGGGCGTCCGGTGATCTGTGCGGGACGATCCTGCGTTACAACGCCGGACATTTCGCAAAGCGCATGAATCCGGTGAGCAGCCGGTACTGCCGCAAGATCAAGGCGATCCTCGCTTCCACCTGA
- a CDS encoding metalloregulator ArsR/SmtB family transcription factor translates to MKDDTAIAALAALAQEDRLAAFRLLVKAGPNGLASGDVADRLSVAPTRMSFHLSALERGGLVTSRRDGRRIYYAVCFDRMRGLLGFLTEDCCGGRPEICGVEAPANTEGL, encoded by the coding sequence ATGAAGGATGACACCGCCATAGCCGCATTGGCCGCGCTTGCCCAGGAAGACCGGCTCGCGGCGTTCCGGCTTCTGGTGAAGGCGGGGCCGAACGGCCTGGCGTCGGGCGATGTTGCGGACAGGTTGTCGGTGGCGCCGACGCGCATGTCTTTCCACCTTTCGGCGCTCGAACGCGGCGGGCTGGTAACGTCCCGCCGCGACGGACGGCGGATCTATTATGCGGTTTGTTTCGACCGGATGCGCGGTCTGCTCGGGTTCCTGACTGAGGATTGCTGCGGAGGCAGACCGGAAATTTGCGGCGTCGAGGCGCCGGCCAATACAGAAGGCTTATGA
- the arsC gene encoding arsenate reductase (glutaredoxin) (This arsenate reductase requires both glutathione and glutaredoxin to convert arsenate to arsenite, after which the efflux transporter formed by ArsA and ArsB can extrude the arsenite from the cell, providing resistance.) yields MTITIYHNPKCGTSRNTLEMIRKAGVEPTVVEYLKTPPSREELVSMIKRMGLPVRDVLRQKGTPYDELGLAEDKWSDDELIDFMMEHPILINRPIVVSEKGVRLCRPSETVLELLPQDIGDFVKEDGEVVKKGA; encoded by the coding sequence ATGACGATTACCATCTACCACAACCCGAAGTGCGGCACCTCACGCAACACGCTGGAAATGATCCGCAAGGCGGGTGTCGAGCCGACCGTTGTCGAATATCTGAAAACCCCGCCGAGCCGTGAGGAACTGGTCAGCATGATCAAGCGCATGGGCCTTCCCGTCCGCGATGTGCTGCGCCAGAAGGGGACGCCCTACGACGAACTGGGGCTGGCTGAGGACAAGTGGTCGGACGATGAATTGATCGATTTCATGATGGAGCATCCGATCCTGATCAATCGGCCGATCGTGGTGTCTGAAAAGGGCGTGCGCCTGTGCCGGCCATCCGAAACGGTTCTGGAACTTCTGCCTCAGGACATCGGAGACTTCGTCAAGGAGGACGGCGAGGTGGTGAAGAAGGGCGCGTGA
- a CDS encoding N-acetylmuramoyl-L-alanine amidase has protein sequence MSIATDTGVKARVHPSPNHNDRAGGGPIDMLILHYTGMPDAEGALRRLCDPRAEVSAHYLVYEDGAIVQCVPEARRAWHAGKSFWKGETDINSRSIGIEIVNPGHDGGYPDFPQAQIDAVIELVRDICSRHSIPPWRVLAHSDVAPDRKSDPGEKFPWGLLAQQGLGHYVEPVHASGGIFMQEGDSGQPVEAIQSMFAIYGYDVRINGVFDERTRNAVIAFQRHFRQEKVDGIVDQSTVETLHGLLASLPSLNV, from the coding sequence ATGAGCATAGCCACCGATACTGGCGTGAAGGCCAGAGTTCATCCGTCCCCCAATCACAACGACCGCGCCGGCGGCGGGCCGATCGACATGCTGATCCTGCATTATACCGGCATGCCGGATGCGGAAGGCGCCTTGCGGCGGCTGTGCGATCCGCGCGCGGAGGTGTCGGCCCACTACCTGGTCTACGAGGACGGTGCCATCGTCCAGTGCGTACCGGAAGCCCGGCGGGCCTGGCATGCGGGAAAAAGCTTCTGGAAGGGCGAAACCGATATCAATTCCCGCTCCATTGGCATCGAGATCGTCAATCCGGGCCACGACGGCGGCTATCCTGATTTTCCGCAAGCCCAGATCGATGCGGTGATCGAACTGGTCCGGGATATCTGCTCCCGCCATTCCATTCCGCCCTGGCGGGTGCTGGCGCATTCGGATGTCGCGCCCGACCGGAAGTCGGATCCGGGTGAGAAGTTTCCGTGGGGCCTCCTCGCGCAGCAGGGCCTCGGCCACTACGTGGAGCCGGTTCACGCGTCCGGCGGTATTTTCATGCAGGAAGGGGACAGCGGGCAGCCGGTCGAAGCGATCCAGTCCATGTTTGCCATCTACGGCTACGATGTCAGAATCAACGGCGTTTTCGACGAGCGGACCAGGAATGCGGTGATCGCCTTTCAGCGGCATTTCCGCCAGGAGAAAGTCGACGGGATCGTCGACCAGTCGACCGTGGAGACCCTTCATGGCCTGCTGGCGTCATTGCCGTCACTGAACGTGTAA
- a CDS encoding molecular chaperone DjiA has protein sequence MSVWSSLETIVAAIQTGGAQVVDRLVQLVLSRPEGTNRVAFTVAMIALSAKMAKADGVVTTDEVLAFRDLFHVPPGEERNVIRLFNLAQQDVAGFEVYAKKLADLFPYDRKTLLDILDGLFYIAKADGVVHQDEISYLARVAEVFGLDDREFSRVLARHVRENSNPYEVLGLGPEASDQDLKTKYRSEVRDTHPDRLIARGVPEEFVQIANDRLAALNAAWAQICAERGL, from the coding sequence GTGAGCGTTTGGAGCAGTTTGGAGACGATCGTTGCCGCCATTCAGACCGGCGGGGCGCAGGTTGTCGACCGCCTGGTGCAACTGGTGCTCTCCAGACCGGAAGGAACCAACCGGGTGGCCTTTACCGTTGCAATGATCGCGCTCTCGGCCAAGATGGCGAAGGCCGACGGTGTGGTCACGACCGACGAAGTGCTCGCCTTCCGTGACCTGTTTCATGTGCCGCCGGGCGAGGAACGGAATGTGATCCGCCTGTTCAACCTGGCGCAGCAGGATGTTGCCGGATTTGAGGTCTATGCCAAGAAGCTGGCTGATCTGTTTCCTTACGATCGCAAGACCCTGCTCGATATTCTCGACGGCCTGTTTTACATCGCCAAGGCCGACGGTGTCGTTCATCAGGACGAGATCAGCTACCTTGCACGGGTTGCCGAGGTGTTCGGCCTGGACGATCGTGAGTTTTCCAGGGTGCTGGCACGCCATGTGCGGGAAAACAGCAACCCTTACGAAGTGCTCGGGCTCGGGCCGGAAGCCAGCGACCAAGACTTGAAGACGAAATACCGGAGTGAGGTGCGCGATACCCATCCGGACCGGCTGATCGCGCGCGGTGTTCCGGAAGAGTTCGTCCAGATTGCCAATGATCGGTTGGCGGCGCTGAATGCGGCCTGGGCCCAGATCTGTGCGGAGAGAGGCCTATGA
- a CDS encoding DUF2339 domain-containing protein, whose protein sequence is METVFGLAVIVALILVVLPFILAFQISGLNRKLGRLQAELNGLKAEVRGDRPRAERDPSSDRATSPDEGAASPDEKPQTAAQPEQSEASADVRAGASADVEPRAEVPETSIPSPGAPVRETIIGGKWTVWAGGVTLALGGVFLVKYAIENSILGPGARLVLGALFGLVLLAAGEWSRRKPGQFSFPGFEVANIPATLTAAGTVALFAVTFAAHGLYGFIGPGPAFLLLGALALMTMLAALLHGAALAALGILGSYAVPFMINSPNSALFPVVLYVLAVSAAGVAIGRFRLWLWLAGSAIAGLLAYAVLFEIGASDGDRLLLILYAAGGIAIAYFGFVWKLYPAEPQHAEPVDHAATIVLSLFALPLAAHVQFPHAGGAYLVEAVLLIVLPFAAVYFHSALRYVLFAPLLAALWSYYRMGVPLNVSDVLVGPGYGSWPGIITPLPAEYREALSAFSLFGACAAVAMIALASIGSWRSAARTYLASGAVLGALGLVSIAYLRVESWQVSWSFAGLALALCVVFFLIADRLKRDAGLSENVGACVAAWLVGALSALTLAACFALEEAALTVALGLLVPSFALVYRRYPEPALRFLTAFAAIPYVLRLIWDPFIVGEALGTTPVFNALLYGYGVPCLGFVFSAFLLTSRGHDRSAGRMQAVAIVSVVVTLAMLALHWVDPHFRFDAWQAKFQAAAMLVIIGGAVSLGLTRFLPGERGTVLEQAPIWISAAGMVYGAFTLFVEFNPLLTGAPVGAGIVVNWVSFAYGLPFLLFGILARQAWRVRPKPYVLAVAIFSAAMGFAFVNLTIRNIFSPDYLLAEPVSDLENYVYSIVWLVIGVACLLAGLIRTSLFLRQVSGVVIGLVVLKVFLVDMSALEGVLRALSFIGLGLTLIGIGYLYQRMLLRPSEGSRDKAAEAADI, encoded by the coding sequence TTGGAGACTGTTTTCGGGCTGGCGGTTATCGTTGCTCTGATCCTTGTCGTTTTGCCCTTTATACTTGCATTCCAGATCTCCGGCTTGAACAGGAAGCTCGGCAGGCTTCAGGCGGAGTTGAATGGTCTGAAAGCCGAGGTCCGCGGCGATCGGCCGAGAGCCGAACGCGACCCGAGTTCGGACCGGGCGACCAGCCCGGACGAGGGGGCAGCGTCACCGGATGAAAAACCGCAAACGGCAGCGCAACCCGAACAATCCGAAGCCAGTGCCGATGTCCGCGCCGGTGCCAGTGCTGACGTCGAACCCCGTGCCGAGGTGCCGGAAACTTCGATCCCCAGCCCCGGAGCGCCAGTCCGGGAAACCATCATCGGGGGCAAATGGACCGTTTGGGCCGGGGGTGTCACGCTGGCCCTGGGCGGCGTGTTCCTGGTGAAATACGCGATCGAAAACAGCATTCTCGGTCCCGGAGCCCGGCTTGTTCTGGGTGCTCTGTTCGGCCTTGTTCTGCTCGCTGCCGGGGAGTGGAGCCGGCGTAAACCGGGCCAGTTTTCCTTTCCCGGTTTCGAGGTCGCAAACATACCGGCAACCCTGACCGCAGCCGGCACGGTGGCGTTGTTCGCGGTCACTTTTGCGGCCCATGGTCTTTACGGGTTTATCGGCCCCGGACCGGCCTTTCTGCTGCTCGGGGCTTTGGCGCTGATGACAATGCTGGCCGCCCTGCTTCATGGAGCGGCCCTCGCGGCACTCGGTATCCTCGGCAGCTATGCCGTGCCGTTCATGATCAATTCGCCAAACAGTGCGCTTTTCCCGGTGGTCTTGTATGTTCTCGCCGTGTCGGCGGCGGGCGTTGCGATCGGCAGGTTCCGCCTGTGGCTCTGGCTCGCCGGCAGTGCGATCGCAGGGCTTCTGGCCTATGCGGTCCTGTTTGAAATCGGAGCCTCCGACGGCGATCGGCTGTTGCTGATCCTCTATGCGGCGGGCGGCATTGCGATTGCCTATTTCGGCTTCGTCTGGAAACTGTATCCAGCCGAACCGCAACACGCGGAACCGGTCGACCATGCGGCGACGATCGTCCTGTCGCTATTTGCCCTGCCGCTGGCTGCCCATGTTCAGTTCCCCCATGCGGGCGGCGCCTATCTGGTGGAAGCCGTCCTTCTGATCGTTCTGCCGTTTGCTGCCGTTTATTTTCATTCGGCCTTGCGTTACGTCCTGTTCGCGCCGCTGCTCGCCGCTCTTTGGTCCTATTATCGCATGGGCGTGCCTCTCAATGTCTCCGACGTTCTCGTTGGCCCCGGCTATGGTTCCTGGCCGGGGATCATCACGCCACTGCCGGCAGAATACCGGGAGGCATTGTCCGCGTTTTCGCTTTTCGGCGCCTGCGCGGCCGTCGCCATGATTGCGCTGGCCTCCATCGGTTCCTGGCGTTCCGCAGCCAGGACTTACCTTGCCAGCGGCGCGGTGCTGGGTGCGCTGGGTCTGGTATCGATCGCCTATCTGCGGGTCGAGAGCTGGCAGGTCTCCTGGAGCTTCGCCGGTCTGGCACTGGCACTTTGCGTCGTATTCTTCCTGATCGCGGACCGGTTGAAACGCGATGCGGGCCTATCGGAGAACGTGGGCGCCTGTGTTGCCGCCTGGCTGGTCGGCGCTCTTTCGGCGCTCACGCTTGCGGCCTGTTTCGCCCTGGAGGAAGCCGCTCTGACAGTTGCGCTCGGTCTCCTGGTGCCATCCTTCGCCCTCGTTTACCGGCGCTATCCGGAACCCGCGCTGAGATTTCTGACTGCCTTTGCCGCGATACCCTATGTGCTGCGCCTGATCTGGGATCCGTTCATCGTCGGCGAAGCGCTGGGCACGACGCCGGTCTTCAACGCGCTGCTTTACGGCTACGGCGTTCCCTGTCTCGGCTTCGTCTTCTCCGCATTCCTCCTCACCTCCAGGGGACACGACAGGTCCGCGGGGCGGATGCAGGCCGTTGCCATCGTCTCGGTGGTGGTCACCCTGGCCATGCTGGCCCTGCACTGGGTGGATCCGCATTTCCGCTTCGACGCGTGGCAGGCGAAATTTCAGGCGGCGGCGATGCTGGTCATTATCGGCGGCGCGGTCTCGCTCGGTCTTACGCGATTTCTGCCGGGGGAACGCGGGACCGTGCTGGAGCAAGCGCCGATCTGGATCAGCGCGGCCGGCATGGTCTATGGCGCATTCACGCTGTTCGTCGAGTTCAATCCGCTTTTGACCGGCGCTCCAGTCGGAGCGGGGATCGTCGTCAACTGGGTGAGCTTTGCCTACGGCCTGCCGTTCCTGCTGTTCGGCATCCTCGCCCGGCAGGCGTGGCGGGTGCGACCGAAGCCTTATGTTCTGGCCGTTGCCATCTTTTCGGCCGCGATGGGGTTTGCCTTCGTCAATCTCACCATCCGCAACATTTTCAGTCCGGACTATCTGCTTGCCGAACCTGTTTCAGACCTGGAAAATTACGTCTATTCCATTGTCTGGCTCGTGATCGGTGTCGCCTGTCTTCTTGCCGGACTGATCAGGACTTCTCTTTTCCTGCGTCAGGTCTCCGGCGTGGTGATCGGCCTGGTGGTGCTCAAGGTGTTTCTTGTCGACATGTCGGCGCTGGAAGGCGTCCTGCGGGCGCTCTCGTTCATCGGGCTCGGCCTGACGCTGATCGGCATCGGTTATCTCTACCAGCGAATGTTGTTACGGCCTTCGGAAGGTTCCAGGGACAAAGCGGCCGAAGCGGCGGACATTTGA
- a CDS encoding NAD(P)/FAD-dependent oxidoreductase produces the protein MINRKTVAVIGGGVSGLAAAKAFDERGHRVIGFERSHDFGGVWELSRSYPDVQTQSPKELYCYTDLPMPDDYPEWPKGPQVHKYLHSYADKHKLARLFQLNTNVLSMDRRADGKPGWTLTLEAAGKTWEQNFDFVAVCTGQFSDKNIITHPGQDEFTAAGGSVIHSSEYTDSTMAEGKNVVVLGGSKSATDIAVNAAKNGAKSVTLVYREPVWRIPYFVGGINFKRLLYMRAQEQQFNSWGRSALARVIAAVFKPLIWANFRGLEMLLKTQLRLKKWDMVPDVPIEKDVSCSVPIVTPGLFESFNDGSIKPVRGTIDHYEPGHAVLTNGDKVPCDLSILAVGWKLGVPYLSKEYQDKLIEPDGQYRVYRLSVNPDLPDMGFVGFNSSFCTVLSAEMIANWLVRYCDGQLAHQPTDKEMRDNIEMMLNWRRNERPAAQIYGGLCSAPFHFKHFDELLADIGARKHKRSNPLAEQFSYPNAKAYGTYLASAPQYQAG, from the coding sequence ATGATCAACAGAAAGACTGTCGCCGTCATCGGCGGCGGCGTGAGCGGTCTTGCGGCTGCCAAGGCTTTCGACGAACGCGGCCACCGCGTCATCGGTTTTGAACGCAGTCACGATTTCGGCGGCGTCTGGGAACTGTCGCGGTCCTATCCGGACGTGCAGACCCAGTCGCCGAAGGAATTGTACTGCTATACGGACCTGCCCATGCCGGACGACTATCCGGAATGGCCCAAGGGACCGCAGGTCCACAAGTACCTGCATTCCTACGCCGACAAACACAAGCTCGCGCGGCTGTTCCAGTTGAACACCAACGTCTTGTCGATGGACCGCCGCGCGGACGGGAAACCCGGCTGGACACTGACGCTGGAAGCAGCGGGCAAGACCTGGGAGCAGAATTTCGACTTTGTCGCGGTCTGCACGGGCCAGTTTTCCGACAAGAACATCATCACCCATCCCGGTCAGGACGAATTCACCGCGGCCGGAGGCTCGGTCATTCACAGCTCCGAATACACCGACAGCACGATGGCGGAAGGCAAGAATGTGGTGGTGCTGGGTGGTTCGAAATCGGCCACGGATATCGCGGTGAATGCCGCAAAGAACGGCGCGAAGTCGGTCACGCTCGTCTATCGGGAACCGGTTTGGCGGATCCCCTACTTCGTCGGCGGCATCAATTTCAAACGCCTGCTCTACATGCGCGCGCAGGAACAGCAGTTCAATTCGTGGGGACGCTCGGCGCTCGCACGGGTCATCGCCGCCGTGTTCAAGCCCCTGATCTGGGCGAATTTCCGCGGTCTGGAGATGCTGCTCAAGACCCAGCTCAGGCTGAAGAAATGGGACATGGTGCCCGATGTGCCGATCGAAAAGGATGTCTCCTGCTCGGTGCCCATCGTGACCCCCGGCCTCTTCGAGAGCTTCAACGACGGTTCGATCAAACCGGTTCGCGGCACCATCGACCACTACGAACCCGGACACGCGGTTCTGACCAACGGCGACAAGGTGCCTTGCGACCTCTCCATCCTGGCTGTCGGCTGGAAGCTCGGCGTGCCGTATCTTTCTAAAGAGTACCAGGACAAGCTGATCGAACCGGACGGGCAGTACCGGGTCTACCGACTATCCGTAAACCCCGACCTGCCCGACATGGGCTTCGTCGGCTTCAATTCCAGCTTCTGCACGGTCTTGTCGGCCGAAATGATCGCGAACTGGCTAGTCCGGTACTGTGACGGCCAGTTGGCTCACCAGCCGACCGACAAAGAGATGCGCGACAACATCGAGATGATGCTGAACTGGAGACGCAACGAACGCCCCGCCGCGCAGATCTACGGCGGCCTGTGCTCGGCGCCGTTCCACTTCAAGCATTTCGACGAGCTGTTGGCGGATATCGGTGCGCGAAAACACAAACGCTCCAATCCCCTCGCCGAACAGTTCTCCTACCCGAACGCCAAGGCCTACGGCACCTACCTGGCCAGCGCCCCGCAATATCAGGCGGGCTGA
- the arsH gene encoding arsenical resistance protein ArsH, giving the protein MDSEHFRAIDLQKLETSEDLSHPPRILLLYGSLRERSYSRFLTQEAARLLRTFGAETRIFDPSGLPLPDDTGPEHPKVQELRDLSAWSEAQVWCSPERHGAMTGIMKSQIDWIPLSLGAVRPTQGKVLALMQVSGGSQSFNALNQMRVLGRWMRMVTIPNQSSVPKAFQQFDEDGRMMPSGLYDRVVDVMEELMKFTLLLRGRKDNLVDRYSERKETGEDLIARVNRSTNG; this is encoded by the coding sequence ATCGACTCCGAACACTTCAGGGCGATCGACCTGCAGAAGCTGGAAACGTCTGAAGATCTGAGCCATCCGCCGCGTATCCTGTTGCTCTACGGGTCCCTGCGCGAACGGTCCTACAGCCGGTTCCTAACCCAGGAAGCGGCGCGGTTGCTACGGACGTTCGGGGCGGAGACCCGGATTTTCGATCCGTCCGGTCTGCCGTTGCCGGACGATACCGGGCCGGAGCATCCCAAGGTGCAGGAACTTCGGGATCTGAGTGCCTGGTCGGAAGCCCAGGTCTGGTGTTCGCCGGAACGCCATGGGGCCATGACGGGGATTATGAAGTCCCAGATCGACTGGATCCCGCTCAGCCTCGGCGCCGTGCGACCGACCCAGGGCAAGGTGTTGGCGCTGATGCAGGTTTCCGGCGGGTCCCAGTCGTTCAACGCACTCAATCAGATGCGAGTGCTCGGTCGCTGGATGCGCATGGTCACGATCCCGAACCAGTCTTCCGTACCCAAGGCTTTCCAGCAGTTCGACGAGGACGGACGGATGATGCCGTCCGGGCTTTATGACCGTGTGGTCGATGTCATGGAGGAGCTGATGAAATTCACGCTGCTCCTGCGTGGTCGGAAAGACAATCTGGTCGACCGCTATTCGGAACGCAAGGAAACCGGAGAGGATCTGATTGCGCGGGTGAACCGGTCGACCAACGGCTGA
- a CDS encoding bifunctional diguanylate cyclase/phosphodiesterase, with product MKNGSARSSTVVFSVTMALVLLLAFGVYASNRLLTHWLLVRNIEQTAEHVPSAVISAGLTDDFYSMLPESAPTGAGLRLKTEAGTGANSDKPIRVPDLQMSEKLLSFMSAALQPSYVVANRFVSLTDIEQGPRFANRLAEVFAKDTKPTTFDGRPLGLQKALNQVELRTGPYTNVELTWWGKLETASFLIFPQQDAEGMVRGALVVLLDNTERIESLSIITLISSGIIAGLCLASFLFAAFLLWMRFHDQVKTNRDIEFLAHHDALTGLPNRAVFNARLNESLRLAHAKASNMGVMLIDVDKFKEINDTYGHGTGDIFLQIIADRLRSVFGDHLVARLSGDEFAVMIQSVSDVARLTKLASDMLAATKHPCVIDGKDIKISLSIGIARASDGNWRSSRLLHCADLALYRAKHSGRSTFAWYTPEMDADALKRKEIEAGLVKALKFDQFELLFQPQYSLTDNQLKAYESLIRWEHPTKGSISPDIFIPVAEDSGLIEAIGDWVLNRACQEAAGWPDKSLRVAVNVSAAQFMAGETHKKVARALRDSGLDPSRLEIEITESLLISNTDAVVETLNQIRDMGVSIAMDDFGTGYSSLSYLSRFPFDKIKIDRSFIHNLGKDAGTDAIVTSIIGLGRSLDVMITAEGVENQEQVTLLRAAGCNLVQGYLFGRPGSVQAHANFMARNDPRPAMAHTKAHASIAQAAEELADAEIQAVDEEQEAQPQSPVSAAG from the coding sequence ATGAAAAATGGCTCCGCCAGAAGCAGTACGGTCGTATTCAGCGTCACAATGGCGCTGGTCCTGCTGCTTGCATTCGGTGTTTATGCAAGCAACCGCCTGCTAACCCATTGGTTGCTGGTTCGAAATATCGAACAGACGGCCGAGCACGTTCCCTCGGCTGTCATCTCGGCCGGGCTGACGGACGACTTCTACTCCATGCTTCCGGAAAGCGCGCCGACGGGTGCGGGACTCCGTCTCAAGACCGAAGCCGGCACCGGAGCGAATAGCGACAAACCGATCCGGGTTCCGGATCTGCAGATGTCCGAAAAGCTGCTCTCCTTCATGTCAGCAGCGCTGCAGCCGTCCTATGTCGTCGCCAATCGCTTCGTCTCCCTGACCGATATCGAACAGGGGCCACGCTTTGCCAACCGCCTTGCCGAAGTCTTTGCGAAAGACACCAAGCCAACGACCTTCGACGGACGGCCCCTCGGTCTGCAGAAGGCTCTGAATCAGGTTGAGCTTAGAACCGGCCCTTATACGAACGTCGAACTGACCTGGTGGGGCAAACTCGAAACAGCCTCTTTCCTTATTTTCCCGCAGCAGGATGCGGAAGGGATGGTCCGCGGCGCTCTGGTGGTCCTCCTGGACAACACCGAGCGGATTGAAAGCCTGTCGATCATTACCCTGATCAGCAGCGGCATCATTGCTGGCCTGTGCCTGGCGTCGTTCCTGTTCGCAGCCTTCCTGTTGTGGATGCGCTTCCACGATCAGGTCAAGACGAACCGCGATATCGAATTTCTCGCTCACCACGACGCTCTCACGGGCCTGCCGAACCGGGCGGTGTTCAACGCACGTCTGAACGAGTCCCTGCGTCTGGCTCATGCCAAGGCGAGCAACATGGGCGTGATGCTGATCGACGTCGACAAGTTCAAGGAAATCAACGACACCTACGGCCACGGGACCGGCGACATCTTCCTCCAGATCATCGCCGACCGCCTTCGCTCCGTCTTTGGCGACCATCTGGTGGCCCGCCTGTCGGGCGACGAATTCGCCGTCATGATTCAGTCCGTTTCCGACGTGGCCCGCCTGACCAAACTCGCCTCCGACATGCTTGCGGCTACGAAGCACCCCTGTGTCATTGACGGCAAGGATATCAAGATCTCCCTGTCGATCGGCATTGCTCGGGCGAGCGACGGCAACTGGCGCTCATCGCGCCTGCTCCACTGCGCCGACCTGGCCCTTTACCGGGCAAAGCATTCCGGTCGTTCCACCTTCGCCTGGTACACGCCGGAGATGGACGCCGATGCGCTGAAGCGCAAGGAAATCGAGGCCGGCCTGGTCAAGGCCCTGAAATTCGATCAGTTCGAGCTTCTGTTCCAGCCGCAATACTCTCTGACCGACAACCAGCTCAAAGCCTACGAATCCCTCATTCGCTGGGAACATCCGACCAAGGGATCGATCTCGCCCGATATCTTCATTCCGGTGGCCGAGGACAGCGGTCTGATCGAGGCGATCGGCGACTGGGTTCTGAACCGCGCCTGCCAGGAGGCCGCCGGCTGGCCGGACAAGAGCCTTCGTGTCGCCGTCAACGTTTCGGCGGCCCAGTTCATGGCCGGGGAGACCCACAAAAAGGTTGCGCGGGCCCTGCGGGACTCCGGACTCGATCCGTCGCGCCTGGAAATCGAGATCACGGAAAGTCTGCTGATTTCGAACACCGACGCGGTCGTTGAAACCCTCAACCAGATCCGCGATATGGGCGTGTCGATCGCCATGGACGATTTCGGCACAGGTTATTCGTCGCTGAGCTACCTGAGCCGTTTCCCCTTCGACAAGATCAAGATCGATCGGTCCTTCATCCACAATCTGGGCAAGGACGCAGGCACCGATGCCATCGTCACCTCGATCATCGGCCTCGGCCGCTCCCTCGATGTCATGATCACCGCCGAAGGCGTGGAAAACCAGGAACAGGTTACCCTGTTGCGCGCGGCCGGCTGCAATCTCGTTCAGGGCTATCTCTTCGGCCGCCCGGGATCGGTGCAAGCCCATGCCAACTTCATGGCCCGCAACGACCCGCGGCCGGCGATGGCTCACACCAAGGCGCATGCCAGCATCGCACAGGCAGCCGAAGAACTGGCCGATGCGGAGATCCAGGCAGTGGACGAAGAGCAGGAGGCACAACCACAGTCTCCCGTCAGTGCCGCGGGCTGA
- a CDS encoding TetR/AcrR family transcriptional regulator, with the protein MVGRPKSFDNDTAIDAFVEEFWSRGYEATSIDHLQAAIGIKRGSFYAAFGNKESAFIAAMERYVDDVTKLVVGELEQNPDPRAGLSGMLRQVGAFMTSNNGRGCLLLSALAAPPELCPDHAKKLQSMAEYVMLRIADKATLLVEQAGRPMRMDADAIHAYMTSVLFGLNAMATAEVDNDSILLAAETAAVFLETA; encoded by the coding sequence ATGGTAGGCCGCCCGAAAAGTTTCGACAACGACACCGCAATCGATGCCTTCGTCGAAGAGTTCTGGAGCCGTGGCTACGAGGCGACCTCCATCGACCACCTCCAGGCGGCCATCGGCATCAAACGCGGCAGCTTCTATGCTGCCTTCGGCAACAAGGAGAGCGCCTTCATCGCGGCCATGGAGCGCTATGTCGATGACGTTACGAAGCTGGTCGTAGGCGAATTGGAACAGAACCCGGATCCGCGCGCCGGCCTCTCCGGCATGCTGCGCCAGGTTGGAGCTTTTATGACCAGCAACAACGGACGGGGCTGCCTGCTTCTGTCCGCCCTTGCCGCGCCTCCCGAACTCTGTCCGGATCATGCGAAAAAGCTGCAGTCGATGGCCGAATACGTCATGCTTCGCATCGCGGACAAGGCAACCCTGCTCGTGGAACAGGCCGGCCGCCCCATGCGGATGGACGCGGATGCGATCCACGCCTACATGACCTCAGTCCTGTTCGGCCTCAACGCCATGGCGACAGCAGAGGTCGATAATGATTCCATTCTGCTTGCGGCGGAAACCGCGGCCGTTTTTCTTGAAACGGCCTGA